The window GCAGCCCTGCGGGTCTCCAGTGCGGATCCCCGCGAACGGCACCGGGGACTCTCCCACCACAGCGCCACGATGTTCGGGCGCGCCACCCTCGCTCCCCTGCTGCTGCCGGTGCTCCACACCGACGATCCGCAGTACAGCGAATTTCATGCGTCAGTCGCTGAACAGGTGGAATCGACGATCATGGGCGTGGGCAGGGAACGCGGCGTGGAGCACCGCAACATCGCGTTGCGATCCGAGGGGCTGCGCGCGGCCCTCGACGTGCTACCGGTGAAGCTGTCCACCATGGGGCGCGGGCTGGACGAGGATCCCGAGGCGTTCCTCTACGCCGCGCTCGCCGGCCGCTGTGCGGCGGGGCTGACCACCCAGCGCTGACACGTCAGGCGTCGTTGTCCGCCGCTTCCCCGCGCTCACGCACCAGGGCCGCCAGGCGATGGGCGTCGGCTATGCCCCTCTTGCCGTCGGCACGTTGGATCGCCCAGGTGGCGAGGGTGGTGCCGTCGGCGAGGTCCAGGTGCGCCCAGGGGTCGCCCATCGGGAAGCTCACCCCGACCACCTCGGGCCAGGTGATGGTGCGGCTGCGGAAGAGGTTGCGCACCTCGAGCGTCTCCGGGCCGGCCACCAGGCGCACGGACGCCTGCAGATGGCAGAACAGGGCCGCCAGCACGCCGAACATGATCATGCCGGCACGGTCCAACGGGCTGAAACCGGGGATCAGGATCCCGCCGGCCACCAGCCCCACCAGCATCACCGCCGCGATCCCGTAGCCCACCACCCGCACCATGCGGGGGCGGAACACCACGGTGCCGGCGGGATGCATGGCGATCGGCTCAGATCCGGCAGGCCTGGATCGCGGTGACCAGGATGGCGCGGGCGCCGGCCTCGTACAGCTCGTCCATCATGCGGTGGGCGTGAGCCTTCTCCACCATGGAGCGCACGGCGGACCACTCCCCGCCGTGCAGCGGGGAGACGGTGGGCGACTGGAAACCGGGGGTGATGGTGACGGCACGGTCCAGCAGAGCGGTGGGCACGTCGTAGTCCAGCAGCACGTACTCGCGGGCCACCAGCACGCCGCGGATGCGCCGCTCGAGAACCTCGAGGGCATGGGCGGCGTCGTCGGACAGCTCCAGGCCGGGCCGGGAGAACAGCACGGCCTCGCTGGTCATGATGGGGTCGCCGAAGGGCTCCAGGCCAGCCTGGCGAAGAGTGGTCCCGGTCTCGACCACATCGGCGATCACATCGGCCACGCCCAAGCGGATCGAGGACTCCACGGCCCCGTCGAGGTGGACCACTTCGGCGCTCACGCCGTGGCCGGCGAGGTGGTCGCTGACCAGGTTCTCGTAGCTGGTGGCGATGCGGGTGCCCTCGAGGGTGCTGAGGTCCTGGTGCTCACCCACGGGGGCGGCGAAGCGGAAGGTGGAGCGGGCGAAGCCCAGCGGCAGGATCTCCGCGGCGGGCGTGCGGGAGTCCAGCAGCATGTCCTGCCCGGTGATGCCCACGTCCACCGTCCCGGACCCCACGTACACCGCGATGTCCCGCGGGCGCAGGTGGAACAGCTCCACGTCGTTGTCGTGGTCCACCACCACGAGCTCCTTGGCCATGCCGCGGCGCCGGTAGCCGGCCTCCTGCAGCAGTTCGGCGGCGGGCTCGGACAGGGCGCCCTTGTTGGGGACGGCGATGCGCAGCACAGGTTCTCTCCTCGGTCACCACTGGGGCGAAGGGACGGGACGGATGGGGGGCGGGGCTGGGACGACCGGATCGAGCGGCGACTCAGAGACGCCGGTAGACGTCCTCGAGAGTCAGCCCCTTGGCGATCATCATCACCTGCAGGTGGTACAGCAGCTGGCTGATCTCGGTGGCGGCGTCGTCGAGGGACTCGTGCTCGCAGGCCATCCAGACCTCCGCCGCTTCCTCCACGATCTTCTTGCCGATGCCGTGAACCCCGGAGTCCAGCTCGCGCACGGTGCCGGAGCCCTCCGGGCGGGTGCGGGCCTTCTCGGTGAGCTCGGCGAACAGAGTGTCGAAATCCTTCACCCCGTCAGGGTACGCGTCCCGGTGGGCGGGTGCTGTGGGGGCCCACCCACCGGGCACGCGTGATCACAGGGCCGACCGACTAGCGACGACGTTCAGCGGGTGCGGACCGTGGGGTCCAGGTGCGCTGTCTCCACCTCGACCCGGCCGTCCTCGCGGCGATTGCGCACACGCCACCACACGAAGAAGCCCGTCAGTGTGAACACCCCGTAGAAGAGGTACATGAGGGCACTGGCGTAGTAGCCGGCGCTCCACAGCAGGGGAACCCCCACGATGTCCACGGCGACCCAGATCAGCCAGAACTCGACCCATCCCTTGGCCATGCCGTAGGTGGCCAGCAGGCTGCCCATGAAGATCCAGGCGTCGGCCCAGACCGGCTCGTAGGAGCCCAGAGCGCGGAAGATGGGGGTGAGAACGGCGGTGCCACCGACCATCGCGGCCACCAGCAGGGCGCGGGTGCCCCAGGAGGCCCATTCGGGTTCCACCGCGGTGCCGCCCTCGCTGCGGGCCTGTCGCCAACGTACCCAGCCGTACACGCTGGTGGCGATGAACATCACCTGTCGGCCGGCCTGGCCCAGCAGGTCCACGGTCTCGGCGCTGCCGAACAGGCTGCCCAGGAACACCGTCAGCAGCAGCAGGTTGCCGAGGATGCCGACGGGCCACGCCCACACCTTGCGGCGCATGCCACCCAGGGCGCTGAGGAGCCCGAACACATTGCCGAGCACTTCTCGGATCAGGAGGAACTGTCCTCCTGAGAATTCGATCTTGGCGTCGAAGAGCCACTGCAGAACATCCATGTCAGTCCTTTCACGTCCGGATGCAGTGGCTCCGGGGAAAAAGGATCCGGCATGGGCACCGAGCGCGCGCAAGCGCGACCGACGGCATGCAGGACGTGCGCCTCTCATCCAGGCTTTACTGTCGGTGCCGGAGTTCCACCGGCTCCACCGCCGAAGCGGGTCGCGGACTATCACCGCCGGCTCGGACTTTCACCGACCCCGGAGCACGTCACTGATGTGACAGGTCAAGCGTAACCCCGTCAGCAGCGGTGCACGGTCAGTGACCGTTGTGGTGCGCCCCATGGGCGGCGGCCAGATCGCGCAGTGCCGAGATCTCGGCAGCGGCGTCATGGGCGCGGTAGATGGCGGAGCCGGCCACGAACACGTTGGCACCGGCCTCGGCGCAGCGTTCGATGGTCTCGCGGCTCACCCCGCCGTCCACCTGGATCGATACCTGCAGGTTCGACTCGCTGATGGCGGCGCGGGCGCGGCGGATCTTGGGGAGCATGGTCTCCAGGAAGCTCTGACCGCCGAAGCCGGGCTCCACGGTCATGATCAGCAGCATGTCGAACTCGCCGATCACGTCCAGCAGGGGCTCGACGGGAGTGGCGGGGCGCAGGGCCACGCCCACGGCGGTGTTCTTGCGTCGCAGTTCGCGTGCCAGGCGGATCGGGGCGGCGGCGGCCTCGAGGTGGAAGGTGACCGAGGAGGCCCCCGCCTCGGCGAACACGGGGGCCTGGCGGTCGGCGTCCTCGATCATCAGGTGGGCGTCCACCGGGATCGGGGAGCGCTCCACGATCTGCTCCACCATCGCGGCCCCGAAGGTCAGGTTGGGCACGAAGTGGTTGTCCATCACGTCCACGTGGACGCTGTCTGCACTGGAGATGCGGTCCAGCTCCTCGCCGATACGCATGAAGTCGGCGTTGAGGATGCTGGGGTGGATGTACTGGCCGTCGGTCGCATAGGCGGAGTTCATGACGCGGGGTGTCCTTCCTCGGGGGTGGCGGGGTCGCCTGTGGGGTTCTTGCGCAGCAGGGCGATGAACATGGCATCGGTGCCGTGGACGTGGGGCCACAGCTGCACGGAGGGGCCCTGGCCCAGGTCCACCTCGTCCTGCAGGTCGGGGTGGATGCCGGCGGCGACGGCGGGGCGCGCGTCGAGCTGCTCGATGTCGTCGCGGCGCTTGAGGACGTCGGCCACCACCAGGCGGGTCTCCGCCAGGTGCGGGGAGCAGGTCACGTAGGCGACCACCCCTCCGGGGGCCGCGGCGTCCAGGGCGGAGGTGAGCAGGTCCCGCTGGAGGGCGGCCAGCTGGCCGATGTCACCGGGGGTGCGGCGCCAGCGGCTCTCGGGCCGACGGCGCAGGGCGCCCAGGCCCGAGCAGGGCACGTCGGCGAGGATCCGGGTGAAGTGTCCGGGCATCTCGCGGCCGATGGTGGTGCCGTCGGCGGTGCGGGTGATGATCTCGCAGCCGGCCTCCCGGAGGGTCTCCACGGCGCGGTCCACCAGTACGGTGCGGTGGGGCTGCACCTCGATCGCGAGCAGTTCGGCGTCGTGGCCGGGGGCGAGGCCGCCGAGCAGGGCGGTCTTCCCGCCGGGGCCGGCGCACAGGTCCAGCCATTCGGCCGGGCCCTCCTGCTCGGCGATGACCAGGTCATCGGCCCCCAGTCCCAGGGCCAGTGCCATCAGCTGGCTGCCCTCGTCCTGCACGGCGGCGCGGCCCTGTCTGACGGGGTCCATGCCGCCGGGGTCACCGGAGGGCCAGGTGGCACCGAAGATGGAGAGCTTCCCCCGCCCGGCGCCGCCCTCGATCATCTCGTCGAGGTCGGTGAGGCCGGGGCGCATCACCAGCGACACCGCGGGGGCTCGGT is drawn from Brachybacterium muris and contains these coding sequences:
- a CDS encoding RsmB/NOP family class I SAM-dependent RNA methyltransferase gives rise to the protein MNPQRDDHRGRREDRGRREDRPRSGRDAQGRERSGSRGQGGPRRGWSSSRPSERSRTSTGSREVAYEALTAVREDDAYANLVLPRLLRRHRLSGRDAAFATEMFYGSLRAQGRLDAIIAACIDRSLDEVDGAVLDVMRLGAYQLVDMGVAPHAATSETVALARSVVGAGAASFVNAVLRRVGERTPEEWIQKVAPDPEKDLVGHLAVVHSHPTWIVRALGDALAGHGRDRAELADLLDAQNRAPAVSLVMRPGLTDLDEMIEGGAGRGKLSIFGATWPSGDPGGMDPVRQGRAAVQDEGSQLMALALGLGADDLVIAEQEGPAEWLDLCAGPGGKTALLGGLAPGHDAELLAIEVQPHRTVLVDRAVETLREAGCEIITRTADGTTIGREMPGHFTRILADVPCSGLGALRRRPESRWRRTPGDIGQLAALQRDLLTSALDAAAPGGVVAYVTCSPHLAETRLVVADVLKRRDDIEQLDARPAVAAGIHPDLQDEVDLGQGPSVQLWPHVHGTDAMFIALLRKNPTGDPATPEEGHPAS
- a CDS encoding PH domain-containing protein, which codes for MHPAGTVVFRPRMVRVVGYGIAAVMLVGLVAGGILIPGFSPLDRAGMIMFGVLAALFCHLQASVRLVAGPETLEVRNLFRSRTITWPEVVGVSFPMGDPWAHLDLADGTTLATWAIQRADGKRGIADAHRLAALVRERGEAADNDA
- the hisG gene encoding ATP phosphoribosyltransferase, whose protein sequence is MLRIAVPNKGALSEPAAELLQEAGYRRRGMAKELVVVDHDNDVELFHLRPRDIAVYVGSGTVDVGITGQDMLLDSRTPAAEILPLGFARSTFRFAAPVGEHQDLSTLEGTRIATSYENLVSDHLAGHGVSAEVVHLDGAVESSIRLGVADVIADVVETGTTLRQAGLEPFGDPIMTSEAVLFSRPGLELSDDAAHALEVLERRIRGVLVAREYVLLDYDVPTALLDRAVTITPGFQSPTVSPLHGGEWSAVRSMVEKAHAHRMMDELYEAGARAILVTAIQACRI
- the rpe gene encoding ribulose-phosphate 3-epimerase, which translates into the protein MNSAYATDGQYIHPSILNADFMRIGEELDRISSADSVHVDVMDNHFVPNLTFGAAMVEQIVERSPIPVDAHLMIEDADRQAPVFAEAGASSVTFHLEAAAAPIRLARELRRKNTAVGVALRPATPVEPLLDVIGEFDMLLIMTVEPGFGGQSFLETMLPKIRRARAAISESNLQVSIQVDGGVSRETIERCAEAGANVFVAGSAIYRAHDAAAEISALRDLAAAHGAHHNGH
- a CDS encoding phosphoribosyl-ATP diphosphatase — translated: MKDFDTLFAELTEKARTRPEGSGTVRELDSGVHGIGKKIVEEAAEVWMACEHESLDDAATEISQLLYHLQVMMIAKGLTLEDVYRRL
- the pnuC gene encoding nicotinamide riboside transporter PnuC, with protein sequence MDVLQWLFDAKIEFSGGQFLLIREVLGNVFGLLSALGGMRRKVWAWPVGILGNLLLLTVFLGSLFGSAETVDLLGQAGRQVMFIATSVYGWVRWRQARSEGGTAVEPEWASWGTRALLVAAMVGGTAVLTPIFRALGSYEPVWADAWIFMGSLLATYGMAKGWVEFWLIWVAVDIVGVPLLWSAGYYASALMYLFYGVFTLTGFFVWWRVRNRREDGRVEVETAHLDPTVRTR